A single region of the Fusarium fujikuroi IMI 58289 draft genome, chromosome FFUJ_chr05 genome encodes:
- a CDS encoding related to tRNA nucleotidyltransferase yields MTGVQFGSLLTEFLKQNESSYRQRALDLGIEFTQFNGFHSTKKNLDKSKKLETAVGRIFGLDLDLVNLRKEVYDDNCRTPEMEFGTAEEDAFRRDATANALFFDLQNRKVADFTRSGLDDLYAGIMRTPLEPRQTFLDDPLRVLRLIRIGSKLGFTLDPEALSCIKEHEIHVALDEKVSRERVGIEVFKMMKNRNPELSFSLIHEANLYGTVFLSLRSPLHEPLRHLLPQEPDRPWPPTWSRAINAITMLAQDPAREFWSLMESEKQQDMFWAMVVYAPLAGLNTKDHRLAVDEATNALKGTRQLYKLIESSLGNLESIRSTTELVVSSIPSRGTIGMRIRKWGLFWGLQVLFSALGEIVYLRPQPESQDPSQEEIDKVLQRHEALLSFTQKQRLDSVSSLRPILDGNAMKKALGVKQGGTFLARAIEGLLEWQLDHEEADEAAAEAWLLSQREKLGLPIAESK; encoded by the coding sequence ATGACTGGTGTGCAATTTGGCAGTCTTCTGACAGAGTTCCTCAAGCAGAATGAATCCTCCTACCGGCAGCGAGCCTTAGACTTGGGAATCGAGTTTACACAGTTCAATGGCTTTCATTCAACCAAGAAGAACCTCGACAAGTCAAAAAAACTAGAGACTGCTGTTGGAAGAATCTTCGGCTTAGACCTGGATCTTGTCAACTTGCGCAAGGAGGTCTACGACGATAATTGTCGTACTCCAGAAATGGAGTTTGGCACCGCCGAGGAAGATGCTTTCAGACGTGATGCAACTGCCAATGCATTGTTCTTTGACCTGCAAAATCGAAAGGTTGCCGACTTTACTCGCAGTGGCCTGGACGACCTGTATGCTGGCATAATGCGGACACCACTCGAGCCGAGGCAGACCTTTCTCGACGATCCTTTGCGTGTGCTACGTCTCATTCGCATAGGCAGCAAACTCGGTTTCACTCTTGATCCTGAGGCTCTGAGCTGCATCAAAGAGCACGAAATTCACGTTGCTCTAGACGAGAAGGTCAGCCGAGAGAGAGTAGGGATCGAAGTCTTTAAAATGATGAAGAACCGGAATCCCGAGCTATCTTTTTCCTTAATTCATGAGGCCAATCTTTATGGAACTGTCTTCCTGTCGTTGCGCTCTCCTCTGCATGAGCCCCTTCGTCATCTCCTCCCCCAGGAACCCGACAGGCCATGGCCACCCACTTGGTCTCGGGCAATCAACGCTATCACGATGTTAGCGCAGGATCCAGCACGAGAATTTTGGTCTTTGATGGAATCTGAGAAACAGCAAGACATGTTTTGGGCGATGGTCGTTTATGCTCCGTTAGCAGGGCTAAATACCAAGGATCATAGGCTTGCCGTTGACGAAGCTACAAATGCCCTGAAGGGCACCAGGCAACTTTACAAGCTTATCGAATCGTCGCTAGGGAACTTAGAATCTATTCGATCCACCACAGAACTGGTTGTCAGCTCTATTCCATCCCGGGGCACGATTGGGATGAGGATCCGAAAATGGGGGCTTTTCTGGGGCCTACAGGTTCTTTTCTCGGCTCTTGGAGAGATAGTATACTTGAGGCCACAACCGGAATCTCAAGACCCGAGTCAGGAGGAAATCGATAAGGTTTTACAGAGACACGAAGCCCTGCTCTCATTTACCCAGAAACAAAGGCTGGATTCGGTTTCGTCGTTGAGGCCAATTTTGGATGGAAACGCAATGAAAAAGGCTCTTGGGGTCAAGCAGGGAGGGACATTCCTCGCCAGGGCAATTGAAGGCCTGCTTGAATGGCAACTTGATCATGAGGAGGCAGACGAAGCAGCGGCTGAGGCATGGCTTCTTAGCCAGAGGGAAAAACTAGGCCTCCCAATAGCTGAGAGCAAATGA
- a CDS encoding probable VID24-required for vacuolar import and degradation of Fbp1p yields the protein MPTPSSNPPVEAASPRSYSFSTCPDDVQHQPRPIWQSRDDNQVHDADLPDSNLSVDVGSPLAVDAPAAPEGPSDDAIMYDGRPSDESSSRSSTMSPRPQTATTAATTPMPSGPASEIKGREAEIGSQLSREPSNSTQRASETESIARGSSRRRGSPNGESDWVDVDAQEDELWSPSMGSDFSCMRTIPSAPSSYLRPGSKFHGTQQSERQVYDVQVEIKHVDMRESFLCGYLRIQGLTEDHPTLTTYFEGEIIGSKYSFYTQHENWGANSKVDLSHWAKFTAFRPFQKQARKGPVTIRDAAQRETIFMRWKEHFLVPDHRVRTITGASFEGFYYICFNQVKGEVSGIYFHSKSEKFQQLELKHVPDRGCFAATEFR from the exons atgccaacaccatcatcaaatcCGCCGGTCGAAGCCGCTTCGCCTCGGTCCTACAGTTTCTCGACATGTCCTGACGATGTTCAACATCAGCCACGTCCTATCTGGCAGTCACGCGACGATAATCAAGTCCATGATGCTGATCTGCCCGACTCCAATCTTTCTGTTGATGTCGGCTCGCCCCTTGCCGTCGACGCGCCGGCTGCGCCCGAAGGCCCGAGCGACGATGCCATCATGTACGATGGGCGTCCATCTGACGAATCGTCCTCAAGGTCTTCCACCATGtctcctcgtcctcaaacTGCTACTACGGCTGCCACGACTCCAATGCCTAGCGGCCCAGCGTCCGAAATAAAGGGAAGAGAGGCCGAAATCGGCAGTCAGTTGAGCCGAGAGCCTTCAAATAGCACGCAGCGAGCATCTGAAACCGAATCAATCGCTCGAGGATCATCCAGGCGGAGAGGGTCGCCGAATGGAGAGTCAGATTGGGTTGATGTCGATGCGCAAGAAGATGAGCTTTGGTCTCCGTCCATGGGCTCTGACTTTTCATGTATGAGG ACTATCCCTTCGGCTCCTTCATCTTACCTACGTCCGGGCAGCAAATTTCATGGCACGCAACAGTCAGAGAGGCAGGTCTACGATGTGCAGGTCGAAATTAAGCATGTTGACATGCGAGAGTCTTTTCTCTGTGGCTATCTGCGTATCCAAG GTCTAACTGAAGACCATCCCACCCTCACGACATATTTCGAGGGCGAAATCATCGGCTCCAAGTACAGTTTCTACACACAACACGAGAACTGGGGTGCAAATAGCAAGGTTGACTTGAGTCATTGGGCCAAGTTTACAGCCTTTCGTCCTTTCCAAAAACAGGCTCGCAAGGGGCCTGTCACCATTCGAGATGCTGCCCAACGAGAAACCATCTTTATGCGCTGGAAAGAGCACTTTTTAGTTCCAGATCATCGAGTTCGCACGATAACGGGTGCCAGCTTCGAGGGGTTTTACTACATTTGCTTCAACCAGGTCAAGGGTGAAGTAAGCGGTATTTACTTCCACTCTAAAAGCGAAAA GTTCCAGCAACTGGAGCTGAAGCATGTCCCCGACCGGGGATGCTTTGCCGCTACCGAATTTCGTTAA
- a CDS encoding related to ankyrins yields MSTPNPFLLAADNNPALLPLLRENPALASSQDEHGYSLVHAAASYDHLDLLRALVREFNVDVDLKDEDNETALFVVETQDAAQVLVEELGANINHRGSEGLTAREKIEAEAEFPAVAEYLAMVQAKKADDPASTAAAVMPEVIPPPPEGMKVTVGTMDETTDIPEEIDPDFRRRIEELAQRDDFNTPQGQAELRKLVEDAVLGEGGVGDERNVRSKQD; encoded by the coding sequence ATGTCTACCCCAAACCCATTCCTTCTTGCAGCCGATAACAACCCCGCGTTGCTGCCCCTCCTCCGAGAGAACCCAGCACTCGCATCGTCACAGGATGAGCATGGTTATTCACTCGTCCACGCCGCTGCCAGCTACGATCATCTCGATCTCCTGCGAGCGCTAGTTCGCGAGTTCAATGTCGACGTCGACCTGAAAGATGAGGACAACGAGACTGCCTTGTTTGTTGTCGAAACCCAAGATGCTGCTCAGGTCCTCGTCGAAGAGCTCGGAGCAAACATCAACCACCGGGGATCAGAAGGTTTAACAGCTAGGGAAAAGATTGAAGCGGAAGCTGAATTTCCTGCTGTTGCGGAATACCTAGCCATGgtccaagccaagaaggccgatgATCCTGCCTCGACCGCAGCGGCTGTCATGCCTGAAGTTatccctccccctccagaGGGAATGAAGGTTACTGTTGGCACTATGGACGAGACCACAGACATTCCCGAGGAAATAGACCCAGATTTCCGCAGAAGAATCGAGGAACTGGCTCAACGTGACGATTTCAACACccctcaaggtcaagctgaGCTGCGGAAGTTGGTTGAGGACGCTGTCCTGGGTGAGGGTGGTGTCGGGGATGAACGCAACGTACGATCGAAGCAAGATTAA
- a CDS encoding probable mago nashi protein, translating to MTSSNEPFYLRYYSGHMGRFGHEFLEFDFRVVGDGRSAVARYANNSNYRNDSLIRKEMCVSSVVVDEIKRIIKTSEITKEDDSKWPQKNKDGRQELEIRIGNDHIAFETAKIGSLVDVTESADPEGLRVFYYLVQDLKALVFSLIALHFKIKPI from the exons ATGACGTCCTCAAACGAGCCGTTCTACTTGCGATACTA CTCTGGCCATATGGGTCGTTTCGGTCACGAATTCCTTG AATTCGATTTTCGAGTCGTCGGCGATGGCCGCAGCGCGGTAGCCCGATATGCCAACAACTCCAACTACCGAAACGATAGTTTGATCCGAAAAGAGA TGTGTGTCAGCTCAGTAGTTGTCGACGAAATCAAGCGCATCATCAAGACGAGCGAGATCACCAA AGAAGATGATTCGAAATGGCctcagaagaacaaagacggACGCCAGGAATTGGAGATTCGAATTGGTAACGATCATATCGCGTTCGAG ACTGCCAAAATTGGATCCCTGGTGGATGTCACAGAGTCTGCTGACCCAGAAGGTCTGCGAGTGTTCTACTACCTTGTTCAGGATCTCAAGGCTCTAGTTTTCAGCTTGATCGCTCTGcacttcaagatcaagccgATTTAA
- a CDS encoding probable TRM11 Catalytic subunit of an adoMet-dependent tRNA methyltransferase complex (Trm11p-Trm112p), with the protein MDFLIKFAQAHETFRVPEIEALALVEGLDMKIVDYSQDSPFCIVYLDSVESARRLAKRSILIQSIHELWGKGRTLDELHESVKTNTSHVWDGYLGKSFKFDVDPYQGTRSAKKRIELINSFRFLGWTGPVKMTNPDNLFTIFEMWPYNSVPLNILDPTMMYLARHVGNSSRELLVKFDLKKRGYISTTSMDSELALVTANLALAAPGKLYYDPFVGTGSFPIACAHFGALAFGSDIDGRSMRGEGGNKSLKGNFDQYGIGSCLGDVFSADLTNTPIRRHLRTWDGIVCDPPYGVREGLRVLGLRDPEKTPWKPTYVPPKKPYSFLVMLDDILSFAAETLVDEGRLSFWMPTANDEDQEIPVPSHPYMEVVSVCTQPFNKWSRRLITYRRLPDSQVSQEALGAYTNRQKLTLSGTSADELNPFRRGYFNKFEAEE; encoded by the exons ATGGATTTCCTCATCAAATTTGCTCAGGCGCATGAGACATTTCGAGTCCCTGAGATCGAGGCTTTGGCCTTGGTTGAAGGCCTTGATATGAAAATAGTCGACTATAGCCAAGAC TCCCCATTTTGTATCGTATACCTTGATTCGGTTGAATCTGCTAGACGTCTGGCCAAGAGATCCATTCTAATTCAATCTATCCATGAGCTCTGGGGCAAAGGGCGCACACTGGATGAACTTCATGAATCAGTCAAGACAAACACATCTCATGTCTGGGATGGTTATCTTGGAAAATCATTCAAGTTCGATGTTGACCCATACCAAGGAACTCGTTCAGCCAAAAAGAGGATCGAACTTATCAACTCTTTCCGATTTctgggctggactgggcCTGTGAAAATGACCAACCCTGACAACTTATTCACCATCTTCGAAATGTGGCCCTATAACAGCGTTCCCTTGAATATTTTGGACCCCACAATGATGTATCTCGCACGACATGTAGGGAACTCATCGCGAGAACTCTTGGTCAAGTTCGACCTCAAGAAGCGAGGATATATCTCAACGACGAGCATGGACTCTGAGCTCGCTCTCGTCACTGCCAACCTTGCACTCGCTGCCCCCGGCAAGCTATACTACGATCCGTTCGTTGGAACTGGTTCCTTTCCCATCGCCTGTGCCCATTTCGGTGCCCTTGCATTCGGAAGCGATATAGATGGTCGAAGTATGCGCGGCGAGGGTGGCAACAAGAGTTTGAAAGGCAACTTTGACCAGTATGGCATTGGGTCTTGCTTAGGAGACGTATTCTCGGCCGATTTGACCAACACCCCAATCAGGAGGCATCTTCGCACATGGGATGGAATTGTTTGTGATCCTCCATATGGTGTGAGAGAGGGGCTGAGGGTTCTTGGTCTCCGTGACCCTGAGAAGACCCCCTG GAAACCAACTTATGTGCCACCTAAGAAGCCTTATAGCTTTCTGGTGATGCTCGATGATATCTTGAGTTTTGCAGCCGAGACTCTGGTGGATGAAGGGCGATTGTCATTCTGGATGCCAACAGCTAACGACGAAGACCAAGAGATTCCCGTACCCAGCCATCCTTACATGGAAGTTGTGTCTGTCTGCACCCAGCCTTTCAACAAGT GGTCCAGGAGACTCATCACCTACCGTCGGCTCCCCGACTCGCAGGTCTCGCAAGAAGCCCTCGGGGCTTACACAAATAGACAGAAGCTCACATTGAGCGGAACATCGGCAGACGAACTCAACCCGTTTCGACGTGGATATTTCAATAAGTTCGAGGCCGAAGAATAA
- a CDS encoding probable coatomer complex beta chain, whose product MSGFLENAYSLVHQDNAADVPTVSDLRMQLEKGTDETKVETMKRILTIMLNGDPMPSLLMHIIRFVMPSKYKPLKKLLYFYYEICPKLDSSGKLKQEMILVCNGIRNDLQHPNEYIRGNTLRFLCKLREAELIEPLLSSARSCLEHRHAYVRKNAVFAIASIFLHSPSLIPDASELISTFLEGESDGVCRRNGFAALVSIDHDAALVYLSSVFEGIPNAEELLQLVELEFIRKDAVQNSQNKARYLRLIFDLLEAGASTVVYEAASSLTALTNNPVAVKAAAAKFIELSIKEADNNVKLIVLDRVDQLRKKNEGVLDDLTMEILRVLSSTDIDVRRKALGLALEMVSSKNVEEVVLLLKKELSKTVDQEYEKNTEYRSLLIHSIHQCAIKFSEVAASVVELLMDFIADFNNASAVDVINFVKEVVEKFPNLRTTIIERLVSTLGEVRAGKVYRGIMWIIGEYSLEEKDIREAWKRIRASLGEMPILASEQRLLDSHDTEEQTDDHINGASKPAAPSGSRKVLADGTYATETALTSQSSAAAKLEAVKTAQKPPLRQLILDGDYYLATVLSSTLVKLVMRHHEISSDQARTNALRAEAMLIMISIIRVGQSQFVKAPIDEDSVDRIMSCVRSLAEFEQKKELETVWLDDTRKAFRAMVQVEEKKRAAKEAFEKAKTAVQVDDVVQIRQLAKKNTTEGLDEIEVDLERATGGEGTAEDLSSKLSRVVQLTGFSDPVYAEAYVKVHQFDIVLDVLLVNQTTETLQNLSVEFATLGDLKVVERPTTQNLGPHDFHNVQCTIKVSSTDTGVIFGNVVYDGAHSTDTNVVILNDLHVDIMDYIQPATCTETQFRTMWTEFEWENKVNINSKAKSLRDFLDQLMACTNMNCLTPEASLKGDCQFLSANLYARSVFGEDALANLSIEKEGEDGPITGFVRIRSRSQGLALSLGSLKGLNKIGSTA is encoded by the exons ATGTCTGGCTTTCTTGAGAATGCGTACAGTCTGGTTCACCAGGACAATGCGGCCGACGTCCCCACCGTTTCCGATCTGCGCATGCAGCTGGAGAAGGGTACCGATGAGACCAAGGTCGAGACTATGAAGCGCATCTTGACCATCATGCTCAATGGCGATCCTATGCCCAGTCTTCTAATGCACATTATCCGTTTCGTCATGCCTTCAAAGTACAAGCCTCTCAAGAAGCTACTTTACTTCTACTACGAAATCTGCCCCAAGCTTGACAGCAGCGGCAAGCTCAAGCAAGAGATGATTCTAGTTTG TAACGGTATCCGAAACGATCTTCAACATCCCAACGAATACATCCGAGGAAACACCCTACGCTTCCTTTGCAAATTGAGGGAAGCTGAGCTCATTGagcctctcctctcttcagCACGATCTTGCCTCGAACACCGACATGCCTATGTCCGAAAAAACGCCGTTTTTGCCATCGCCTCTATTTTCTTGCACTCACCCTCCCTGATTCCAGATGCCTCCGAACTTATTTCGACTTTTCTCGAGGGAGAGAGTGACGGTGTTTGCCGAAGGAATGGTTTTGCCGCTCTCGTTAGCATTGACCACGATGCTGCCCTTGTTTATCTGAGTTCCGTTTTTGAAGGCATTCCCAATGCAGaggagcttcttcagcttgtcGAACTCGAGTTTATTCGCAAGGATGCGGTTCAGAACTCCCAGAACAAG GCACGTTATCTGCGATTGATCTTCGACCTGCTAGAAGCTGGCGCTTCAACTGTCGTATACGAAGCTGCCTCATCTCTTACTGCTCTAACCAACAACCCTGTCGCAGTGAAGGCTGCCGCCGCGAAGTTCATTGAGCTGAGCATCAAGGAAGCCGATAACAATGTCAAGCTGATTGTTCTTGACCGAGTCGATCAATTGCGCAAGAAGAACGAGGGTGTCCTTGATGACCTGACCATGGAGATTCTCCGAGTTCTGTCCAGTACCGATATCGACGTCCGACGAAaggctcttggtcttgctcTTGAGATGGTATCCAGCAAGAATGTCGAAGAGGTTGTCCTCTTACTCAAGAAGGAACTCTCCAAAACAGTCGACCAAGAATACGAGAAGAACACTGAGTACCGATCTCTCCTTATCCACTCTATTCACCAATGCGCAATCAAGTTTTCCGAGGTCGCAGCGAGCGTCGTGGAGCTGCTTATGGATTTTATTGCCGACTTCAACAACGCTTCCGCTGTCGATGTTATCAACTTTGTCAaggaagttgttgagaagttccCCAATCTGCGTACTACCATCATTGAGCGGCTTGTCTCCACCCTGGGTGAGGTCCGAGCTGGCAAAGTGTACCGTGGCATCATGTGGATCATTGGTGAGTACTctcttgaagagaaagacaTCCGAGAGGCTTGGAAGAGGATACGAGCTAGTCTCGGCGAGATGCCCATTCTCGCATCGGAGCAACGTCTATTGGATTCTCATGACACCGAGGAGCAGACCGACGATCACATCAACGGAGCATCGAAGCCGGCCGCGCCATCTGGCTCACGCAAGGTCCTGGCTGATGGCACATATGCTACCGAGACTGCTCTTACCAGCCagtcttcagcagctgcCAAGTTAGAGGCCGTCAAGACTGCTCAGAAGCCTCCTCTCCGCCAACTCATTCTTGATGGAGACTACTATCTGGCCACTGTTCTGTCATCTACTCTCGTCAAGCTTGTGATGCGACATCATGAGATTTCCTCGGATCAGGCTCGAACTAACGCCCTCCGAGCTGAGGCCATGCTGATTATGATTTCTATCATTCGAGTTGGACAATCTCAATTTGTCAAAGCCCCCATTGATGAGGACTCTGTGGACCGAATCATGTCATGTGTACGATCATTGGCTGAGtttgagcagaagaaggagcttgagacCGTTTGGTTGGATGATACCCGCAAGGCCTTCCGAGCCATGGTCcaggtggaggagaagaagcgagccGCCAAGGAGGCTTTCGAGAAGGCTAAGACTGCTGTGCAGGTTGACGACGTTGTTCAAATTCGACAActagccaagaagaacaccaCTGAAGGCCTCGATGAGATCGAGGTGGATCTGGAGAGGGCAACTGGTGGTGAGGGCACCGCTGAAGACCTGTCTTCCAAGCTTAGCCGTGTGGTTCAGTTGACCGGATTCTCAGACCCCGTGTATGCTGAGGCATATGTCAAAGTTCACCAGTTCGACATTGTTCTCGatgtccttcttgtcaacCAGACAACAGAGACACTTCAAAACCTCTCAGTCGAGTTCGCCACGCTTGGTGACCTAAAGGTTGTCGAGCGACCTACTACGCAGAACCTGGGCCCTCATGACTTCCACAACGTGCAATGCACAATCAAGGTCTCATCAACAGACACTGGTGTCATCTTTGGTAACGTCGTGTATGACGGTGCCCACTCTACTGACACTAATGTCGTTATTCTCAACGACCTACACGTCGATATCATGGACTACATCCAGCCCGCCACTTGCACGGAGACCCAATTCCGCACTATGTGGACTGAATTCGAGTGGgagaacaaggtcaacattaactccaaggccaagtcgCTACGTGACTTCCTCGACCAGCTTATGGCCTGCACAAATATGAACTGCCTAACACCAGAGGCCAGCCTCAAGGGCGACTGTCAATTCCTGAGTGCCAATCTTTACGCCAGGAGTGTGTTTG GCGAGGATGCTCTCGCTAACCTGAGcattgagaaggagggcgaggatggACCCATCACTGGTTTCGTCAGAATAAGAAGTCGATCACAAGGCTTGGCACTGAGCTTGGGCTCTTTGAAGGGACTAAACAAGATCGGGTCCACAGCTTAG
- a CDS encoding probable histone H3 methyltransferase DIM-5: MAAMLKATERHFYFHGKEGYEVERNNCHWCQIRAFPTHSTLPVTVVNVQDDEVLPDDFRFINNVVLGKGVEQAGDSFRSGCSCAKDSECQYTSCHCLADLGDDDSSDEEEFDAFGDKMERTTPKPRRIAYAYHSHGAKAGLLRSKFHNSKMPIYECHQSCSCSIDCPNRVVERGRTIPLEIFRTPDRGWGVRSPVSIKKGQFVDRYLGEIITSNEADRRRSQSAISQRKDVYLFALDKFTDPESFDHRLKGPSLEVDGEFMSGPTRFVNHSCDPNMRIFARVGDHADKHIHDLALFAIKDIPEGEELTFDYVDGVSHEGEESGGDIDHMTRCLCGSKKCRKFLW, encoded by the exons ATGGCTGCGATGCTAAAGGCCACAGAACGCCATTTCTACTTCCACGGCAAAGAA GGCTATGAAGTAGAGCGCAATAATTGTCACTGGTGTCAGATTCGCGCTTTTCCGACTCACTCAACACTCCCAGTGACAGTTGTTAACGTACAAGACGATGAGGTACTCCCTGATGACTTTAGATTCATAAACAACGTCGTCCTTGGTAAAGGAGTTGAGCAAGCTGGTGATAGCTTCCGCAGCGGCTGCTCCTGCGCCAAGGACTCAGAGTGCCAATATACAAGTTGTCACTGTCTCGCCGACTTAGGAGACGACGATTCtagcgatgaagaggagttCGATGCTTTCGGtgacaagatggagagaACCACGCCAAAGCCTCGGCGGATAGCATATGCTTACCACTCCCACGGTGCAAAGGCCGGTCTTTTGCGCTCCAAGTTCCATAACTCAAAGATGCCTATCTACGAGTGTCACCAGAGCTGCTCCTGTAGTATAGACTGCCCAAATCGCGTCGTCGAGCGCGGCAGAACGATTCCCTTGGAGATATTCCGCACCCCAGACCGCGGATGGG GAGTGAGATCTCCCGTGTCAATTAAGAAAGGCCAGTTCGTCGACCGGTATCTCGGTGAGATCATCACATCCAATGAAGCCGATCGACGGCGCTCACAGTCTGCTATCTCTCAGCGTAAGGATGTTTACCTCTTCGCTCTCGACAAATTCACAGACCCCGAGTCATTCGACCATCGGCTAAAGGGCCCATCTCTTGAGGTAGACGGGGAATTCATGTCTGGCCCGACGCGATTCGTCAACCATTCTTGCGACCCCAACATGCGAATCTTTGCGCGCGTGGGTGATCATGCTGACAAGCATATTCACGATCTTGCCTTGTTCGCAATCAAGGACATACCTGAGGGTGAGGAGCTTACATTTGATTATGTCGATGGGGTTTCACACGAGGGAGAGGAATCGGGTGGCGACATCGATCATATGACTCGTTGTCTATGTGGAAGCAAGAAGTGCAGGAAGTTCTTGTGGTGA
- a CDS encoding probable sphingolipid long chain base kinase has translation MDEGIGMLLLLEDKKKLTIGIDELELNDPAANKSTRSSCAPFSGKSAPNNSIPFYNVLWAELSNDQIIIDYAHHASKTLIKPKKWVFTLAKDDESTSGTPAEIFVKTLMTRAYGDAQSQKRAYVLINPNSGPGGAIKQWETEVKPLFQAAKMQIDPVILKHGGEAVELAQNADLSRYDTIMACSGDGTPHEIFNGLAKRPDAARALSTMPVSHIPCGSGNAFSCNLYGSHRPSFAALAIIKGVVTPMDLVSVTSGHNRIISFLSQTLGLIAECDLGTEHMRWMGSARFEVGVVQRMFKKKCYPFDLAVKVEIEDKSDVKAHYKHHASSTSLNHLAKKLDADPVAEDAGLPPLKYGTIQDDLPEGWELIPYDKVGTFYAGNMAYMSPDAPFFAASLISDGLMDLVTIDGDLPFFTAIKVLLDVEAEKLFDNPHVTYKKISAYRIIPRDQEDGYISIDGEKCPFGPFQAEIHQGLGRVISKSGKYEAAGPKNWDKVTLADRIHG, from the exons ATGGACGAAGGCATTGGAATGTTGCTCCTCTtggaggacaagaagaagttgaCCATTGGAATTGACGAACTGGAGCTCAACG ACCCTGCTGCAAATAAGTCAACTCGCTCCTCCTGTGCTCCTTTCTCTGGCA AATCCGCTCCCAACAATAGCATACCCTTCTACAACGTCCTTTGGGCTGAGCTCTCCAACGACCAGATCATAATCGACTATGCTCATCACGCTTCGAAGACATTGATCAAACCTAAGAAATGGGTCTTCACGCTTGCCAAGGACGACGAGTCGACCAGCGGTACACCAGCCGAGATCTTCGTCAAGACCCTCATGACACGCGCCTACGGTGATGCGCAGTCTCAGAAACGCGCCTACGTGCTGATAAACCCGAACTCCGGTCCCGGTGGTGCTATCAAACAGTGGGAGACTGAGGTGAAGCCGCTCTTCCAGGCGGCAAAGATGCAGATTGACCCCGTGATATTGAAGCACGGTGGAGAAGCCGTTGAACTGGCGCAAAACGCCGACCTGTCCAGATACGATACTATCATGGCATGTTCCGGTGATGGAACGCCACACGAGATTTTCAACGGTCTTGCTAAGCGACCTGATGCTGCCAGAGCGCTTTCTACGATGCCTGTCAGCCATATCCCTTGTGGCTCGGGAAACGCATTCTCTTGCAACTTGTACGGATCTCATCGACCTTCTTTCGCTGCCCTTGCCATCATCAAGGGTGTCGTGACCCCGATGGACTTGGTATCAGTCACTAGTGGTCACAACCGCATCATTTCGTTCCTCTCCCAGACGCTCGGCCTCATAGCCGAGTGTGATCTTGGCACAGAACATATGCGATGGATGGGCAGTGCGCGTTTCGAGGTCGGTGTTGTTCAGCGCATGTTTAAGAAGAAGTGTTATCCCTTTGATCTGGCTGTCAAGGTGGAGATTGAAGACAAAAGCGATGTCAAGGCTCATTACAAACATCACGCGAGCTCCACGAGCCTGAATCATCTAgctaagaagcttgatgcaGACCCTGTGGCTGAGGATGCAGGGTTGCCGCCGTTAAAGTATGGCACGATCCAAGATGATCTCCCCGAAGGATGGGAGCTGATCCCCTATGACAAGGTTGGCACATTCTACGCCGGTAAC ATGGCTTACATGTCACCCGATGCTCCCTTCTTCGCTGCCTCTCTTATCTCGGATGGTTTGATGGACCTCGTCACTATTGATGGTGATCTGCCTTTTTTCACAGCTATCAAggtccttcttgatgttgaagctgagaaacTTTTTGACAACCCTCATGTCACCTACAAGAAGATCTCAGCTTACCGCATCATTCCTCGGGATCAAGAGGATGGCTATATCAGcattgatggtgagaagTGCCCATTCGGACCTTTCCAGGCCGAGATCCACCAGGGCCTTGGGCGAGTAATCTCCAAGTCTGGCAAGTATGAGGCCGCGGGACCCAAGAACTGGGACAAGGTGACACTAGCCGACCGCAtccatggatga